One region of Lathamus discolor isolate bLatDis1 chromosome 2, bLatDis1.hap1, whole genome shotgun sequence genomic DNA includes:
- the ADNP2 gene encoding activity-dependent neuroprotector homeobox protein 2 isoform X2, producing MFQIPVQNLDNIRKARKKVKGILVDLGLDSCRELLKNLESFDPGEKHFCNTSWSDVSLWESVGKRKRYRTKPYCCSLCKFSSKLLTSFKNHLHRYHEDEMDQELVVPCPKCAFASDPKIVGKHIRMFHSSNKRIQNYTVSILDGMKQFRSDIINFKCLKCHFTDTLYYNMKKHVLMNHFENLISTYFGLKPDGSKGDSAELYCKKCNASANSEDSLMYHVLTAETHRDLENKLRSVISEHIKKPETVKQMQIAPKPPQSMAVTSPSATLATSTAGFVSAPSCIQLAFPQNNQNQSVVQPNAVQNTVGSLTVPSASGSLPHTTSAPVVTPSHVALVSNNLFVGQNNMNIQPSPSQPIIVSHTLPLNQPVGTVAPSVLPLNQPVRPGLFPVNQTIGTINGPLATGALPVTQPVSPVNQPVAPGVLSVNQSFGNVNRSISPRVLPVAQTVASGVLQLNQPVASGLVPVGQNVRPGFFQLNQPVAPAVIPVNHPVQPAVSQNTAFLTPGSVLRQLIPTGKQVNGIPTYTLSPVSVTLPVPPGGGVATVTPPQVPLHLMQAGTITQLSQSPASVPSPPVVLTSQNISLQASLLGLGTSQDTRQAKQWKTCPVCSELFPSNVYQVHMEVAHRQCELKVDRTPAPDKLAACAPFLRWMTEKTVRCFSCKSFLCEEELMKHLLMHGLACLFCTVTFHDLKSLVEHNKTTHNGKKQLHANYSNRGFQLGNDAQGDLIFPHFDFSTVLPKEDIGEREVHLAVLAGLNSRTLVPVYIKVTAQTAETKSRCMRKMLTCPFCYGTFAGKETYEKHLKERHHIMPTVHTILKTPAFKCIHCCGVYTGNMTLAAIAVHLLRCRSAPKDSNSSVKMQLERTEKKELLLVNGEKHDSMMLKRKQSDSCFVAEDQRNKEQQPLSLSTGIALSPEKEVNSGVVPFKRQKISNRTDTKKLPSSEDLCLLAVDPTQYDHSSYEAQKQFLTDYFHKRPYPSKKEMELLSSLLCAWKFDVASFFGKKRNICLKAMNNHKPSVLLGFSMSELKNLKHSLNLKDEALDM from the exons aatcTTGAAAGTTTTGACCCAGGTGAAAAACACTTTTGTAACACTTCATGGAGTGATGTCTCTCTTTGGGAGTCTGTGGGCAAAAGGAAG agATACAGAACAAAGCCCTACTGCTGTAGCTTATGCAAGTTCTCATCAAAATTGCTTACTTCGTTCAAGAATCACTTGCACCGCTACCATGAGGATGAAATGGACCAAGAGCTGGTGGTTCCTTGCCCAAAATGTGCATTCGCTTCTGATCCAAAAATAGTGGGAAAACATATCCGGATGTTTCATTCGTCTAATAAAAGAATACAGAACTACACAGTCAGCATTTTGGATGGCATGAAACAGTTCAGGAGTGATATCATAAACTTTAAGTGTCTAAAATGCCACTTCACAGACACATTGTATTACAATATGAAGAAACATGTGCTGATGAACCATTTTGAGAACCTAATAAGTACGTATTTTGGCCTGAAACCTGATGGAAGTAAAGGGGATTCTGCTGAGCTCTACTGTAAAAAATGTAATGCTTCTGCAAACAGTGAAGACTCTTTAATGTATCATGTCTTGACAGCTGAAACACACAGGGACCTGGAGAACAAACTTCGGTCTGTGATTTCAGAGCATATTAAGAAACCAGAAACTGTGAAACAAATGCAAATTGCTCCAAAGCCTCCCCAAAGTATGGCAGTGACTTCTCCATCTGCAACACTTGCCACTTCCACAGCAGGTTTTGTATCAGCTCCATCTTGCATTCAGCTTGCATTTCCACAGAATAATCAAAACCAGAGTGTGGTGCAGCCAAATGCCGTTCAAAACACAGTTGGATCACTGACTGTTCCAAGTGCCTCTGGTAGCCTTCCACATACAACTTCTGCTCCAGTTGTTACCCCCTCACATGTTGCTCTTGTATCTAATAATCTTTTTGTAGGTCAGAATAACATGAATATTCAGCCATCACCTTCCCAGCCTATCATTGTTTCCCATACGCTCCCCCTTAATCAGCCTGTGGGGACTGTGGCCCCTTCAGTTCTTCCTCTTAATCAGCCTGTCAGGCCTGGGCTCTTCCCTGTTAATCAAACCATTGGTACCATAAATGGCCCGCTTGCAACTGGAGCACTACCTGTTACTCAGCCTGTCAGCCCTGTAAATCAGCCAGTTGCACCAGGAGTTCTCTCTGTCAATCAGTCGTTTGGGAATGTGAATAGATCCATTAGTCCCAGGGTCCTTCCTGTGGCACAGACAGTTGCTTCGGGTGTTCTCCAGCTTAACCAGCCTGTTGCTTCTGGGCTTGTTCCTGTCGGGCAGAATGTCAGACCTGGTTTTTTTCAACTTAATCAACCTGTTGCCCCAGCAGTTATCCCAGTAAATCATCCAGTTCAACCGGCAGTTTCTCAGAATACAGCTTTTTTGACTCCAGGTTCTGTACTTCGGCAGTTGATTCCAACTGGTAAGCAGGTTAATGGGATACCTACGTACACGCTTTCCCCAGTTTCGGTTACTTTGCCTGTACCTCCTGGTGGAGGAGTAGCAACTGTTACACCACCACAAGTGCCCCTCCACCTAATGCAGGCTGGGACAATAACTCAGTTGTCCCAGTCACCGGCTAGTGTACCCTCTCCTCCAGTGGTATTAACATCTCAGAATATATCATTACAAGCCTCCCTTCTCGGTCTTGGTACAAGTCAGGATACCAGACAGGCTAAGCAGTGGAAGACTTGCCCTGTCTGCAGTGAACTTTTCCCATCAAATGTCTACCAGGTGCACATGGAGGTGGCCCACAGACAGTGTGAACTGAAAGTGGACAGAACCCCAGCACCTGACAAACTTGCAGCTTGCGCACCCTTTCTGAGGTGGATGACAGAAAAGACGGTCCGGTGTTTCTCTTGTAAGTCTTTTCTATGTGAGGAAGAGCTCATGAAACATCTCTTGATGCATGGCTTAGCTTGCTTGTTTTGCACAGTTACGTTCCATGACTTAAAAAGCCTCGTAGAGCACAATAAGACAACACACAATGGGAAAAAGCAGTTACATGCAAATTATAGCAACAGAGGATTTCAACTAGGTAATGATGCTCAGGGTGACCTTATATTTCCTCACTTTGATTTCAGTACAGTGTTACCAAAAGAGGACATTGGTGAAAGAGAAGTACATTTGGCTGTGCTTGCTGGACTCAATTCAAGGACGCTTGTCCCAGTTTACATCAAAGTGACAGCTCAGACAGCAGAAACGAAGAGCAGATGCATGAGAAAAATGTTAACCTGTCCCTTTTGCTACGGTACGTTTGCTGGTAAAGAAACCtatgaaaagcatttgaaagagCGGCATCATATAATGCCAACTGTACATACTATTTTAAAGACTCCTGCTTTCAAGTGCATCCACTGTTGTGGTGTGTACACTGGAAATATGACTCTAGCAGCTATCGCTGTACATTTGCTCCGTTGTAGAAGTGCTCCCAAAGACAGCAACTCAAGTGTGAAGATGCAGCTTGAGCGTACTGAGAAGAAAGAGCTACTGCTTGTAAATGGTGAAAagcatgattctatgatgctgaaaagaaaacaatcgGATTCCTGCTTTGTTGCAGAAGACCAAAGGAATAAGGAACAGCAGCCTCTGAGCTTAAGTACTGGCATAGCTCTGTCTCCAGAAAAAGAAGTGAATTCAGGGGTAGTGccttttaaaagacagaagatTAGTAATAGGACTGATACAAAGAAGCTTCCTTCTAGTGAGGATCTTTGCCTTCTAGCAGTGGATCCTACACAGTATGATCACAGTTCGTATGAGGCTCAAAAGCAGTTTTTGACAGACTACTTTCACAAGAGGCCATATCCCTCTAAGAAAGAGATGGAATTACTTTCCTCACTGCTGTGTGCATGGAAATTTGATGTTGCATCATTCTTTGGAAAAAAGAGGAATATATGCTTAAAGGCGATGAATAATCACAAAccatctgtgctgctgggttTCAGTATGTCTGAACTAAAAAATCTTAAGCACAGTTTGAATCTAAAAGACGAAGCATTAGATATGTAA
- the ADNP2 gene encoding activity-dependent neuroprotector homeobox protein 2 isoform X1, translated as MFQIPVQNLDNIRKARKKVKGILVDLGLDSCRELLKNLESFDPGEKHFCNTSWSDVSLWESVGKRKVVGNVRLHNGRCAALWGCHDSCLCQKKKRRSKKAWNFISPRLNNMQRYRTKPYCCSLCKFSSKLLTSFKNHLHRYHEDEMDQELVVPCPKCAFASDPKIVGKHIRMFHSSNKRIQNYTVSILDGMKQFRSDIINFKCLKCHFTDTLYYNMKKHVLMNHFENLISTYFGLKPDGSKGDSAELYCKKCNASANSEDSLMYHVLTAETHRDLENKLRSVISEHIKKPETVKQMQIAPKPPQSMAVTSPSATLATSTAGFVSAPSCIQLAFPQNNQNQSVVQPNAVQNTVGSLTVPSASGSLPHTTSAPVVTPSHVALVSNNLFVGQNNMNIQPSPSQPIIVSHTLPLNQPVGTVAPSVLPLNQPVRPGLFPVNQTIGTINGPLATGALPVTQPVSPVNQPVAPGVLSVNQSFGNVNRSISPRVLPVAQTVASGVLQLNQPVASGLVPVGQNVRPGFFQLNQPVAPAVIPVNHPVQPAVSQNTAFLTPGSVLRQLIPTGKQVNGIPTYTLSPVSVTLPVPPGGGVATVTPPQVPLHLMQAGTITQLSQSPASVPSPPVVLTSQNISLQASLLGLGTSQDTRQAKQWKTCPVCSELFPSNVYQVHMEVAHRQCELKVDRTPAPDKLAACAPFLRWMTEKTVRCFSCKSFLCEEELMKHLLMHGLACLFCTVTFHDLKSLVEHNKTTHNGKKQLHANYSNRGFQLGNDAQGDLIFPHFDFSTVLPKEDIGEREVHLAVLAGLNSRTLVPVYIKVTAQTAETKSRCMRKMLTCPFCYGTFAGKETYEKHLKERHHIMPTVHTILKTPAFKCIHCCGVYTGNMTLAAIAVHLLRCRSAPKDSNSSVKMQLERTEKKELLLVNGEKHDSMMLKRKQSDSCFVAEDQRNKEQQPLSLSTGIALSPEKEVNSGVVPFKRQKISNRTDTKKLPSSEDLCLLAVDPTQYDHSSYEAQKQFLTDYFHKRPYPSKKEMELLSSLLCAWKFDVASFFGKKRNICLKAMNNHKPSVLLGFSMSELKNLKHSLNLKDEALDM; from the exons aatcTTGAAAGTTTTGACCCAGGTGAAAAACACTTTTGTAACACTTCATGGAGTGATGTCTCTCTTTGGGAGTCTGTGGGCAAAAGGAAG GTTGTGGGGAATGTGAGACTACACAACGGAAGGTGTGCTGCATTATGGG ggtGTCATGATTCTTGcctctgtcaaaaaaaaaaaagaagatctAAGAAGGCATGGAACTTTATTTCCCCTAGACTTAACAATATGCAG agATACAGAACAAAGCCCTACTGCTGTAGCTTATGCAAGTTCTCATCAAAATTGCTTACTTCGTTCAAGAATCACTTGCACCGCTACCATGAGGATGAAATGGACCAAGAGCTGGTGGTTCCTTGCCCAAAATGTGCATTCGCTTCTGATCCAAAAATAGTGGGAAAACATATCCGGATGTTTCATTCGTCTAATAAAAGAATACAGAACTACACAGTCAGCATTTTGGATGGCATGAAACAGTTCAGGAGTGATATCATAAACTTTAAGTGTCTAAAATGCCACTTCACAGACACATTGTATTACAATATGAAGAAACATGTGCTGATGAACCATTTTGAGAACCTAATAAGTACGTATTTTGGCCTGAAACCTGATGGAAGTAAAGGGGATTCTGCTGAGCTCTACTGTAAAAAATGTAATGCTTCTGCAAACAGTGAAGACTCTTTAATGTATCATGTCTTGACAGCTGAAACACACAGGGACCTGGAGAACAAACTTCGGTCTGTGATTTCAGAGCATATTAAGAAACCAGAAACTGTGAAACAAATGCAAATTGCTCCAAAGCCTCCCCAAAGTATGGCAGTGACTTCTCCATCTGCAACACTTGCCACTTCCACAGCAGGTTTTGTATCAGCTCCATCTTGCATTCAGCTTGCATTTCCACAGAATAATCAAAACCAGAGTGTGGTGCAGCCAAATGCCGTTCAAAACACAGTTGGATCACTGACTGTTCCAAGTGCCTCTGGTAGCCTTCCACATACAACTTCTGCTCCAGTTGTTACCCCCTCACATGTTGCTCTTGTATCTAATAATCTTTTTGTAGGTCAGAATAACATGAATATTCAGCCATCACCTTCCCAGCCTATCATTGTTTCCCATACGCTCCCCCTTAATCAGCCTGTGGGGACTGTGGCCCCTTCAGTTCTTCCTCTTAATCAGCCTGTCAGGCCTGGGCTCTTCCCTGTTAATCAAACCATTGGTACCATAAATGGCCCGCTTGCAACTGGAGCACTACCTGTTACTCAGCCTGTCAGCCCTGTAAATCAGCCAGTTGCACCAGGAGTTCTCTCTGTCAATCAGTCGTTTGGGAATGTGAATAGATCCATTAGTCCCAGGGTCCTTCCTGTGGCACAGACAGTTGCTTCGGGTGTTCTCCAGCTTAACCAGCCTGTTGCTTCTGGGCTTGTTCCTGTCGGGCAGAATGTCAGACCTGGTTTTTTTCAACTTAATCAACCTGTTGCCCCAGCAGTTATCCCAGTAAATCATCCAGTTCAACCGGCAGTTTCTCAGAATACAGCTTTTTTGACTCCAGGTTCTGTACTTCGGCAGTTGATTCCAACTGGTAAGCAGGTTAATGGGATACCTACGTACACGCTTTCCCCAGTTTCGGTTACTTTGCCTGTACCTCCTGGTGGAGGAGTAGCAACTGTTACACCACCACAAGTGCCCCTCCACCTAATGCAGGCTGGGACAATAACTCAGTTGTCCCAGTCACCGGCTAGTGTACCCTCTCCTCCAGTGGTATTAACATCTCAGAATATATCATTACAAGCCTCCCTTCTCGGTCTTGGTACAAGTCAGGATACCAGACAGGCTAAGCAGTGGAAGACTTGCCCTGTCTGCAGTGAACTTTTCCCATCAAATGTCTACCAGGTGCACATGGAGGTGGCCCACAGACAGTGTGAACTGAAAGTGGACAGAACCCCAGCACCTGACAAACTTGCAGCTTGCGCACCCTTTCTGAGGTGGATGACAGAAAAGACGGTCCGGTGTTTCTCTTGTAAGTCTTTTCTATGTGAGGAAGAGCTCATGAAACATCTCTTGATGCATGGCTTAGCTTGCTTGTTTTGCACAGTTACGTTCCATGACTTAAAAAGCCTCGTAGAGCACAATAAGACAACACACAATGGGAAAAAGCAGTTACATGCAAATTATAGCAACAGAGGATTTCAACTAGGTAATGATGCTCAGGGTGACCTTATATTTCCTCACTTTGATTTCAGTACAGTGTTACCAAAAGAGGACATTGGTGAAAGAGAAGTACATTTGGCTGTGCTTGCTGGACTCAATTCAAGGACGCTTGTCCCAGTTTACATCAAAGTGACAGCTCAGACAGCAGAAACGAAGAGCAGATGCATGAGAAAAATGTTAACCTGTCCCTTTTGCTACGGTACGTTTGCTGGTAAAGAAACCtatgaaaagcatttgaaagagCGGCATCATATAATGCCAACTGTACATACTATTTTAAAGACTCCTGCTTTCAAGTGCATCCACTGTTGTGGTGTGTACACTGGAAATATGACTCTAGCAGCTATCGCTGTACATTTGCTCCGTTGTAGAAGTGCTCCCAAAGACAGCAACTCAAGTGTGAAGATGCAGCTTGAGCGTACTGAGAAGAAAGAGCTACTGCTTGTAAATGGTGAAAagcatgattctatgatgctgaaaagaaaacaatcgGATTCCTGCTTTGTTGCAGAAGACCAAAGGAATAAGGAACAGCAGCCTCTGAGCTTAAGTACTGGCATAGCTCTGTCTCCAGAAAAAGAAGTGAATTCAGGGGTAGTGccttttaaaagacagaagatTAGTAATAGGACTGATACAAAGAAGCTTCCTTCTAGTGAGGATCTTTGCCTTCTAGCAGTGGATCCTACACAGTATGATCACAGTTCGTATGAGGCTCAAAAGCAGTTTTTGACAGACTACTTTCACAAGAGGCCATATCCCTCTAAGAAAGAGATGGAATTACTTTCCTCACTGCTGTGTGCATGGAAATTTGATGTTGCATCATTCTTTGGAAAAAAGAGGAATATATGCTTAAAGGCGATGAATAATCACAAAccatctgtgctgctgggttTCAGTATGTCTGAACTAAAAAATCTTAAGCACAGTTTGAATCTAAAAGACGAAGCATTAGATATGTAA
- the ADNP2 gene encoding activity-dependent neuroprotector homeobox protein 2 isoform X3: MDQELVVPCPKCAFASDPKIVGKHIRMFHSSNKRIQNYTVSILDGMKQFRSDIINFKCLKCHFTDTLYYNMKKHVLMNHFENLISTYFGLKPDGSKGDSAELYCKKCNASANSEDSLMYHVLTAETHRDLENKLRSVISEHIKKPETVKQMQIAPKPPQSMAVTSPSATLATSTAGFVSAPSCIQLAFPQNNQNQSVVQPNAVQNTVGSLTVPSASGSLPHTTSAPVVTPSHVALVSNNLFVGQNNMNIQPSPSQPIIVSHTLPLNQPVGTVAPSVLPLNQPVRPGLFPVNQTIGTINGPLATGALPVTQPVSPVNQPVAPGVLSVNQSFGNVNRSISPRVLPVAQTVASGVLQLNQPVASGLVPVGQNVRPGFFQLNQPVAPAVIPVNHPVQPAVSQNTAFLTPGSVLRQLIPTGKQVNGIPTYTLSPVSVTLPVPPGGGVATVTPPQVPLHLMQAGTITQLSQSPASVPSPPVVLTSQNISLQASLLGLGTSQDTRQAKQWKTCPVCSELFPSNVYQVHMEVAHRQCELKVDRTPAPDKLAACAPFLRWMTEKTVRCFSCKSFLCEEELMKHLLMHGLACLFCTVTFHDLKSLVEHNKTTHNGKKQLHANYSNRGFQLGNDAQGDLIFPHFDFSTVLPKEDIGEREVHLAVLAGLNSRTLVPVYIKVTAQTAETKSRCMRKMLTCPFCYGTFAGKETYEKHLKERHHIMPTVHTILKTPAFKCIHCCGVYTGNMTLAAIAVHLLRCRSAPKDSNSSVKMQLERTEKKELLLVNGEKHDSMMLKRKQSDSCFVAEDQRNKEQQPLSLSTGIALSPEKEVNSGVVPFKRQKISNRTDTKKLPSSEDLCLLAVDPTQYDHSSYEAQKQFLTDYFHKRPYPSKKEMELLSSLLCAWKFDVASFFGKKRNICLKAMNNHKPSVLLGFSMSELKNLKHSLNLKDEALDM, from the coding sequence ATGGACCAAGAGCTGGTGGTTCCTTGCCCAAAATGTGCATTCGCTTCTGATCCAAAAATAGTGGGAAAACATATCCGGATGTTTCATTCGTCTAATAAAAGAATACAGAACTACACAGTCAGCATTTTGGATGGCATGAAACAGTTCAGGAGTGATATCATAAACTTTAAGTGTCTAAAATGCCACTTCACAGACACATTGTATTACAATATGAAGAAACATGTGCTGATGAACCATTTTGAGAACCTAATAAGTACGTATTTTGGCCTGAAACCTGATGGAAGTAAAGGGGATTCTGCTGAGCTCTACTGTAAAAAATGTAATGCTTCTGCAAACAGTGAAGACTCTTTAATGTATCATGTCTTGACAGCTGAAACACACAGGGACCTGGAGAACAAACTTCGGTCTGTGATTTCAGAGCATATTAAGAAACCAGAAACTGTGAAACAAATGCAAATTGCTCCAAAGCCTCCCCAAAGTATGGCAGTGACTTCTCCATCTGCAACACTTGCCACTTCCACAGCAGGTTTTGTATCAGCTCCATCTTGCATTCAGCTTGCATTTCCACAGAATAATCAAAACCAGAGTGTGGTGCAGCCAAATGCCGTTCAAAACACAGTTGGATCACTGACTGTTCCAAGTGCCTCTGGTAGCCTTCCACATACAACTTCTGCTCCAGTTGTTACCCCCTCACATGTTGCTCTTGTATCTAATAATCTTTTTGTAGGTCAGAATAACATGAATATTCAGCCATCACCTTCCCAGCCTATCATTGTTTCCCATACGCTCCCCCTTAATCAGCCTGTGGGGACTGTGGCCCCTTCAGTTCTTCCTCTTAATCAGCCTGTCAGGCCTGGGCTCTTCCCTGTTAATCAAACCATTGGTACCATAAATGGCCCGCTTGCAACTGGAGCACTACCTGTTACTCAGCCTGTCAGCCCTGTAAATCAGCCAGTTGCACCAGGAGTTCTCTCTGTCAATCAGTCGTTTGGGAATGTGAATAGATCCATTAGTCCCAGGGTCCTTCCTGTGGCACAGACAGTTGCTTCGGGTGTTCTCCAGCTTAACCAGCCTGTTGCTTCTGGGCTTGTTCCTGTCGGGCAGAATGTCAGACCTGGTTTTTTTCAACTTAATCAACCTGTTGCCCCAGCAGTTATCCCAGTAAATCATCCAGTTCAACCGGCAGTTTCTCAGAATACAGCTTTTTTGACTCCAGGTTCTGTACTTCGGCAGTTGATTCCAACTGGTAAGCAGGTTAATGGGATACCTACGTACACGCTTTCCCCAGTTTCGGTTACTTTGCCTGTACCTCCTGGTGGAGGAGTAGCAACTGTTACACCACCACAAGTGCCCCTCCACCTAATGCAGGCTGGGACAATAACTCAGTTGTCCCAGTCACCGGCTAGTGTACCCTCTCCTCCAGTGGTATTAACATCTCAGAATATATCATTACAAGCCTCCCTTCTCGGTCTTGGTACAAGTCAGGATACCAGACAGGCTAAGCAGTGGAAGACTTGCCCTGTCTGCAGTGAACTTTTCCCATCAAATGTCTACCAGGTGCACATGGAGGTGGCCCACAGACAGTGTGAACTGAAAGTGGACAGAACCCCAGCACCTGACAAACTTGCAGCTTGCGCACCCTTTCTGAGGTGGATGACAGAAAAGACGGTCCGGTGTTTCTCTTGTAAGTCTTTTCTATGTGAGGAAGAGCTCATGAAACATCTCTTGATGCATGGCTTAGCTTGCTTGTTTTGCACAGTTACGTTCCATGACTTAAAAAGCCTCGTAGAGCACAATAAGACAACACACAATGGGAAAAAGCAGTTACATGCAAATTATAGCAACAGAGGATTTCAACTAGGTAATGATGCTCAGGGTGACCTTATATTTCCTCACTTTGATTTCAGTACAGTGTTACCAAAAGAGGACATTGGTGAAAGAGAAGTACATTTGGCTGTGCTTGCTGGACTCAATTCAAGGACGCTTGTCCCAGTTTACATCAAAGTGACAGCTCAGACAGCAGAAACGAAGAGCAGATGCATGAGAAAAATGTTAACCTGTCCCTTTTGCTACGGTACGTTTGCTGGTAAAGAAACCtatgaaaagcatttgaaagagCGGCATCATATAATGCCAACTGTACATACTATTTTAAAGACTCCTGCTTTCAAGTGCATCCACTGTTGTGGTGTGTACACTGGAAATATGACTCTAGCAGCTATCGCTGTACATTTGCTCCGTTGTAGAAGTGCTCCCAAAGACAGCAACTCAAGTGTGAAGATGCAGCTTGAGCGTACTGAGAAGAAAGAGCTACTGCTTGTAAATGGTGAAAagcatgattctatgatgctgaaaagaaaacaatcgGATTCCTGCTTTGTTGCAGAAGACCAAAGGAATAAGGAACAGCAGCCTCTGAGCTTAAGTACTGGCATAGCTCTGTCTCCAGAAAAAGAAGTGAATTCAGGGGTAGTGccttttaaaagacagaagatTAGTAATAGGACTGATACAAAGAAGCTTCCTTCTAGTGAGGATCTTTGCCTTCTAGCAGTGGATCCTACACAGTATGATCACAGTTCGTATGAGGCTCAAAAGCAGTTTTTGACAGACTACTTTCACAAGAGGCCATATCCCTCTAAGAAAGAGATGGAATTACTTTCCTCACTGCTGTGTGCATGGAAATTTGATGTTGCATCATTCTTTGGAAAAAAGAGGAATATATGCTTAAAGGCGATGAATAATCACAAAccatctgtgctgctgggttTCAGTATGTCTGAACTAAAAAATCTTAAGCACAGTTTGAATCTAAAAGACGAAGCATTAGATATGTAA